The proteins below come from a single Aegilops tauschii subsp. strangulata cultivar AL8/78 chromosome 6, Aet v6.0, whole genome shotgun sequence genomic window:
- the LOC109745221 gene encoding ATP-dependent helicase BRM isoform X1 has product MQPGGAPSGSSPASSPRPEQPPAPSQQQQQQAQHLGFARNQAMMQQQQHQQQSYQPGMPHGMMGGGGGFPQSSGPMGPFQGQRGLPQPGGPQGLVAGQQYNQSTMQQQQAYMQFLMQQQKSHGMQLQQQQQQQAKMNMAGPSTRDQDAAANPAKMQELMSLQAQAQAQAQAQAQAQMLKRQSEHLQQAEKQPEQGQRAGSSEQRSADMRPPMPPQGIPGQQMSSAGGMVRPMQPMQGQVGMASMGGIPLQAIHAWAKEQKIDLSDPANASLISQIIPIWQSRMAAMQKQNTTNMAAQQQQQQQQQQQQQQQQQQQQQQQQQQQQNQQMLPRQANSDAPINGNNPGQAPLKPRQPPPPSSSVSAGAETKMANPSNLQMQQQFSAQSSNERAVRPPMTMGNAGQMMHMTQSSGHGNKISEQPNPKNTLASSEAMQLQYARQLQQANRATGLTATPGETGGSQAPTQGGRPNSNFTKHQLHVLKAQILAFRRLKRGDRTLPPEVLELIMSPPPLPDPQTQLVSGPPVIPNRERAASVNADEQGRPMESGDKAPEKPLLLKGPSLSKAEVSASEEKTGSASGPMQVTEVLPKEPLRILPVSAPEQSNTAPIKSEQEPERGIQRTPGRSDYSGERGKSVPTDSGSADAEQAKRAASTSSAPSPRDVPRKYHGPLFDFPSFTRKHDSMPPANYNGSLALGYDMKDLLAQEGMMVLGKKREDNLKKISGLLSINLERKRIRPDLVLRLQIEEKKLKLLERQARMRDEVEEVQQEIMAMPDRIYRKFVKQCERQRVELIRQVQQMQKASREKQLKSIFQWRKKLLEAHWAIRDARITRNRGVAKYHERMLREFSKKKDDDRSKRMEALKNNDVERYRQILLEQQTSVPGDAAQRYNVLSSFLSQTEEYLYKLGGKITATKNQQQVEEAANAAAAAARAQGLSEEEVKAAAQCAGQEVMIRNTFSEMNAPREENASVNKYYMLAHAVTEKVTKQPSLLRLGTLRDYQLVGLQWMLSLYNNKLNGILADEMGLGKTVQVMALIAYLMEFKGNYGPHLIIVPNAVLVNWKSELLNWLPSASCIFYVGAKDQRQKLFSQEVLAVKFNVLVTTYEFVMFDRSKLSRIDWKYIIIDEAQRMKDRESVLARDLDRYRCQRRLLLTGTPLQNDLKELWSLLNLLLPEVFDNRKAFQDWFSKPFQRDAPTPNEEDDWLETEKKVIIIHRLHQILEPFMLRRRVEDVEGSLPRKDSIVLRCKMSAIQGAIYDWIKSTGTIRVDPEDEKIRIQRNPMYQAKTYKNLQNKCMELRKVCNHPLLSYPFMNYYGKDFIIRSCGKLWNLDRILIKLHRSGHRVLLFSTMTKLLDILEDYLQWRQLAYRRIDGTTSLEDRESAIVDFNRPGSECFIFLLSIRAAGRGLNLQSADTVVIYDPDPNPQNEEQAVARAHRIGQTREVKVIYMEAVVDNISSYHKEDELRNGGSGDLEDDLAGKDRYMGSIESLIRNNIQQYKIDMADEVINAGRFDQRTTHEERRMTLETLLHDEERYQESLHDVPSLQEVNRMIARTEEEVELFDQMDEEFDWTGDMMKHNQVPKWLRVGSTDVDCVVASLTKKPARNASGSAPDNGDKLEKRRGRPTGSGKYSIYREYEDEDDEESEEDDEERNTPSHPEEEAGESEEEEENDDSVPDDDNKDQSEEEEPNNDDGYDLQQGTGSGKGHKSEEAGSTGSSSGSRRLPPPAPSSSLKKLRSLSALDSRPGTFSKRTSDDLEDGEIALSGDSHMDLQQSGSWNHDRDDGEDEQVLQPKIKRKRSLRTRPRLSTDKQEDRSGADGTFPQRGARLLFPGDGDYDSQQDAHALADPTSRQQDTVHPVVKQKRNMPSVKASPASRAAKSTHLSGSGEGSAEHSKQNWSNKVMNSAGTKMSDSMQRKCKNVISKLWRRIGKEGHQKIPNIASWWRRNENSSSKGVAGSTLDLQKIELRVDGLEYSGVAEFIADMQQMLKSVVQHFGYRHEVRVEAEILHNLFFNIMKIAFPDSDFQEVKDSLSFSNPGGGASSTAVPSAKHLASGLKRRSTTTEAEQHGPGSGKHSHHASAGEAPSRAKPDRDSRHSGPGGRDQSLDSPGLPLHPGDLFIAKKKRQERARSSIGSPSSSGPRGPLSPTNTGRLGPAPSPRGARTPFQRDSHPSQQSMPGWGAHSDRGGSSPPGIGDIHWAKPAKRQRTDTGKRRPSHL; this is encoded by the exons ATGCAGCCCGGCGGGGCGCCCTCCGGCAGTTCGCCGGCCTCGTCGCCGAGGCCGGAGCAGCCGCCCGCGCcgtcgcagcagcagcagcagcaggcgcAGCACCTAGGGTTCGCCAGGAATCAG GCGATGATGCAACAGCAGCAACACCAGCAGCAATCCTACCAGCCCGGTATGCCGCATGGTATGATGGGCGGAGGGGGCGGCTTCCCCCAGTCCTCGGGCCCGATGGGGCCGTTCCAGGGTCAGAGGGGCCTGCCCCAACCCGGTGGACCGCAGGGCCTGGTTGCGGGCCAGCAGTACAACCAGAGCACAATGCAGCAGCAGCAGGCGTACATGCAGTTTCTGATGCAGCAGCAGAAGTCCCATGGGATgcaactccagcagcagcagcagcagcaggccaAAATGAATATGGCAGGACCGTCCACAAGGGACCAGGATGCGGCTGCCAACCCTGCAAAGATGCAGGAGCTCATGTCCCTTCAGGCCCAGGCCCAGGCTCAGGCTCAGGCGCAGGCGCAGGCGCAGATGCTTAAGAGGCAGTCCGAGCATCTTCAGCAGGCGGAGAAGCAGCCAGAGCAGGGGCAGCGGGCCGGTAGCAGCGAGCAAAGGAGCGCTGACATGAGGCCTCCTATGCCACCGCAAGGAATCCCTGGGCAGCAGATGTCATCAGCTGGTGGTATGGTGAGGCCGATGCAGCCAATGCAAGGTCAAGTGGGCATGGCCAGCATGGGTGGTATCCCGTTGCAAGCTATCCATGCCTGGGCAAAGGAGCAGAAAATCGATCTGTCTGATCCTGCAAATGCAAGTCTCATTTCTCAAATCATACCTATCTGGCAGTCCAGGATGGCCGCCATGCAGAAGCAGAACACGACAAACATGGCTgcacagcagcagcaacagcagcagcagcagcaacaacaacagcagcagcagcagcagcagcagcaacaacaacagcagcagcagcagaatcAGCAAATGCTTCCTAGGCAGGCGAACAGTGATGCCCCAATAAATGGGAACAATCCTGGTCAGGCTCCATTGAAGCCCCGGCAGCCTCCCCCGCCTAGTTCTTCTGTTTCTGCTGGAGCAGAGACAAAGATGGCGAATCCGAGCAACTTGCAGATGCAGCAGCAGTTTTCTGCCCAAAGTTCAAATGAGAGGGCTGTGAGGCCGCCCATGACAATGGGCAACGCCGGGCAAATGATGCATATGACCCAAAGTTCTGGACACGGGAATAAGATTTCTGAGCAGCCCAATCCAAAGAATACCCTTGCGAGTTCAGAAGCGATGCAGCTGCAGTATGCAAGACAGTTGCAGCAGGCTAATCGAGCTACCGGCCTTACAGCAACTCCTGGTGAAACAGGAGGATCACAGGCCCCAACTCAAGGTGGTCGGCCGAATTCGAATTTCACAAAACATCAACTTCATGTACTTAAAGCTCAAATATTAGCTTTTCGGCGTCTGAAG CGTGGTGACCGTACACTCCCACCGGAAGTTCTTGAATTAATCATGTCTCCTCCGCCACTGCCGGACCCACAGACGCAGCTGGTCTCTGGACCTCCAGTAATACCCAATCGTGAAAGGGCTGCTTCAGTCAATGCTGATGAACAAGGAAGGCCCATGGAGAGTGGTGATAAAGCTCCTGAAAAGCCTCTATTGTTGAAGGGACCCTCTTTATCCAAGGCGGAGGTTTCTGCTTCGGAAGAGAAAACTGGTTCTGCAAGTGGCCCCATGCAAGTGACGGAAGTTCTGCCCAAGGAGCCTCTTAGAATTTTACCAGTTTCTGCACCTGAACAAAGTAACACCGCTCCCATTAAATCTGAGCAGGAACCAGAAAGGGGTATCCAGAGAACACCTGGGAGAAGTGATTACAGTGGTGAAAGGGGAAAATCTGTACCGACCGATAGTGGTTCGGCAGATGCTGAGCAGGCAAAAAGAGCTGCCTCTACAAGTAGCGCACCATCTCCAAGGGATGTTCCCAGAAAATATCATGGTCCATTATTTGATTTCCCGTCCTTTACTAGGAAACATGATTCCATGCCCCCTGCAAATTACAACGGTAGTCTGGCACTTGGTTATGACATGAAAGATTTGTTGGCTCAGGAAGGCATGATGGTTCTTGGCAAGAAACGAGAGGATAACTTGAAAAAGATTAGTGGATTGCTTTCAATTAATCTAGAGAGGAAAAGGATCCGGCCAGATCTTGTTTTGAGGCTACAGATTGAAGAAAAAAAGCTGAAACTCCTAGAGCGTCAGGCTCGCATGAGGGATGAAGTTGAAGAGGTGCAGCAAGAAATAATGGCGATGCCTGATAGGATATACAGGAAGTTTGTCAAGCAATGCGAGCGCCAACGCGTCGAGCTTATAAGGCAAGTTCAGCAGATGCAAAAGGCCTCGAGAGAGAAGCAGCTGAAATCCATTTTCCAATGGCGCAAGAAGCTTTTGGAAGCACATTGGGCTATTCGTGATGCACGAATAACTCGTAACAGAGGAGTGGCCAAGTACCATGAAAGGATGTTGAGGGAATTCtcaaagaaaaaggatgatgatcGAAGCAAAAGAATGGAGGCACTAAAAAACAATGATGTGGAACGATATCGTCAAATACTATTGGAACAACAAACCAGTGTTCCTGGTGATGCAGCTCAAAGATACAATGTTCTATCTTCGTTCTTATCCCAGACTGAAGAGTACCTTTATAAACTCGGTGGGAAAATTACTGCTACCAAGAATCAGCAACAAGTAGAAGAGGCAGCAAATGCTGCAGCAGCAGCTGCACGGGCACAG GGTCTTTCTGAAGAAGAAGTGAAGGCTGCTGCACAATGTGCTGGCCAGGAGGTTATGATAAGAAACACATTCTCGGAGATGAATGCACCAAGGGAGGAAAATGCATCTGTTAACAA GTACTATATGTTAGCTCATGCTGTGACTGAAAAAGTAACAAAGCAGCCCTCACTTTTGAGATTAGGAACTTTAAGGGACTACCAACTG GTGGGCCTTCAATGGATGCTTTCGCTCTACAATAATAAATTGAATGGCATTTTGGCTGATGAGATGGGTCTTGGCAAGACTGTACAG GTTATGGCATTGATTGCATACTTGATGGAGTTTAAAGGCAATTATGGACCACATCTCATAATAGTGCCAAATGCTGTCTTGGTCAATTGGAAG AGTGAACTGCTAAATTGGTTACCATCCGCATCTTGCATCTTTTATGTTGGTGCAAAGGATCAAAGGCAAAAGTTGTTCTCTCAA GAGGTTTTGGCTGTCAAATTTAATGTTCTTGTGACAACATATGAATTTGTTATGTTTGATCGTTCTAAGCTTTCAAGAATTGACTGGAAGTACATTATAATTGACGAGGCCCAACGAATGAAGGACAGAGAGTCAGTCTTGGCCCGTGATCTTGATCGCTATCGTTGCCAGCGACGTCTCCTTCTCACTGGCACTCCTCTACAG AATGATCTCAAGGAGCTTTGGTCCCTTCTAAATTTGTTGCTTCCAGAAGTGTTTGACAACCGGAAGGCATTTCAAGATTGGTTCTCAAAGCCTTTTCAGAGGGATGCTCCTACACCTAACGAAGAAGATGATTGGTTGGAGACCGAGAAGAAAGTTATTATTATTCACAGGCTTCATCAAATTTTGGAACCTTTTATGCTACGTAGGCGTGTTGAAGATGTTGAAGGTTCACTTCCACGGAAG GACTCTATTGTTTTGAGGTGCAAAATGTCTGCTATTCAAGGTGCTATATATGATTGGATCAAATCCACTGGCACCATTAGAGTTGACCCGGAAGATGAGAAAATACGTATCCAAAGAAATCCAATGTACCAGGCCAAGACATATAAGAATCTTCAAAACAAATGCATGGAACTGAGGAAAGTCTGCAACCATCCTTTGCTGTCATATCCCTTTATGAATTACTACGGGAAGGATTTTATTATCAGATCTTGCGGGAAGTTGTGGAATCTTGATAGGATTTTAATCAAGCTTCATAGATCTGGTCACCGTGTTCTCCTCTTTAGCACTATGACAAAACTTCTCGACATCCTGGAGGACTATTTGCAATGGAGGCAACTTGCTTACAGGCGAATTGATGGAACAACTAGCTTGGAGGACCGTGAATCAGCAATTGTTGATTTTAATAGGCCTGGTTCTGAGTGTTTTATATTCTTGCTTAGTATCCGTGCTGCTGGTAGAGGTCTGAATCTTCAGAGTGCAGACACTGTTGTAATTTATGACCCCGATCCCAATCCACAAAATGAAGAACAAGCTGTTGCAAGGGCCCATCGTATAGGGCAGACTAGGGAGGTAAAGGTTATTTACATGGAGGCTGTTGTTGATAACATCTCAAGTTATCACAAAGAGGATGAATTGAGGAACGGAGGAAGTGGAGATCTGGAGGATGACCTTGCTGGAAAGGACAGATACATGGGTTCAATCGAAAGTCTCATCCGCAATAATATCCAACAATACAAAATTGATATGGCAGATGAAGTCATTAATGCTGGTCGTTTTGATCAAAGAACGACCCATGAGGAAAGGCGCATGACTCTGGAGACTCTGCTGCATGATGAAGAGAGGTATCAAGAAAGTCTTCATGATGTTCCTTCGCTACAGGAAGTTAATCGTATGATTGCTCGGACTGAAGAGGAAGTCGAGCTCTTTGAtcagatggatgaagaattcgatTGGACAGGAGATATGATGAAACATAACCAGGTTCCAAAGTGGCTCCGCGTTGGCTCTACAGATGTTGACTGTGTTGTGGCGAGCTTAACCAAAAAGCCTGCCAGAAATGCATCTGGCAGTGCTCCTGACAATGGTGACAAACTCGAGAAAAGAAGGGGGCGACCCACGGGGTCTGGTAAGTACTCTATCTACAGGGAGTATGAAGATGAAGACGATGAGGAGTCcgaagaagatgatgaagagaGGAATACACCATCTCACCCTGAAGAAGAAGCAGGAGAAtctgaagaggaagaggaaaatGATGATTCAGTACCTGATGATGATAACAAAGATCAATCGGAGGAAGAAGAGCCTAACAATGATGACGGGTACGATCTTCAACAAGGGACAGGAAGTGGAAAAGGTCACAAGTCTGAAGAAGCTGGCTCGACAGGATCTTCATCTGGAAGCCGGAGATTACCACCACCAGCCCCTTCCTCATCTTTGAAGAAGTTGCGGTCTCTATCTGCATTAGATTCCCGCCCAGgcactttttcaaaaagaact TCAGATGACTTGGAGGACGGAGAGATTGCATTATCAGGGGACTCACATATGGATCTACAGCAATCAGGAAGCTGGAACCATGACCGGGATGATGGTGAGGATGAACAGGTCCTGCAGCCAAAAATAAAACGCAAAAGGAGTCTCCGAACTCGTCCAAGACTTAGTACCGATAAACAGGAAGATAGATCTGGTGCAGATGGTACCTTCCCCCAACGTGGTGCTCGCCTTTTATTCCCAGGAGATGGTGATTATGATTCACAGCAAGATGCCCATGCTCTTGCAGATCCTACTTCCAGGCAGCAAGACACAGTTCATCCGGTAGTGAAACAGAAGCGTAACATGCCATCTGTAAAGGCTTCTCCTGCTTCCAGGGCAGCGAAATCTACCCACTTGTCTGGGTCTGGGGAGGGATCTGCTGAGCACTCCAAGCAGAATTGGAGCAACAAGGTCATGAATTCTGCTGGCACAAAGATGTCTGACAGTATGCAAAGAAAG TGTAAGAATGTAATAAGCAAGCTTTGGAGGAGAATTGGCAAAGAAGGACACCAAAAAATACCCAACATAGCTTCTTGGTGGCGAAGGAATGAAAATTCTTCATCCAAAGGTGTGGCTGGAAGCACCCTCGACCTACAGAAAATCGAATTGCGAGTTGATGGATTAGAGTATAGCGGTGTAGCTGAGTTCATAGCGGACATGCAGCAGATGTTGAAGAGTGTGGTTCAACATTTCGGCTACAGACATGAG GTCCGTGTAGAAGCTGAGATTCTCCACAATCTATTCTTCAACATAATGAAGATCGCCTTCCCAGACTCTGACTTCCAAGAGGTGAAGGACTCGCTGTCGTTTTCGAATCCCGGAGGTGGTGCAAGCAGCACGGCTGTCCCATCAGCAAAGCACCTGGCTTCAGGCCTGAAGCGCCGTTCCACCACCACTGAAGCGGAGCAGCATGGTCCCGGCAGCGGCAAGCACAGCCATCACGCGTCGGCCGGTGAAGCTCCTAGCCGGGCCAAACCCGACAGGGACTCGAGGCATTCAGGACCAGGCGGCAGGGACCAGAGCCTCGACAGCCCAGGGCTGCCGCTGCACCCTGGCGACCTGTTCATCGCCAAGAAGAAGAGGCAAGAACGAGCTCGGTCCAGCATCGGGTCGCCGTCCAGCTCAGGCCCCCGAGGACCGCTCTCCCCGACCAACACTGGCCGGCTGGGCCCGGCGCCATCGCCCAGAGGTGCGAGGACGCCGTTCCAGAGGGACTCTCACCCGTCCCAGCAGTCCATGCCCGGGTGGGGCGCGCACTCGGACCGCGGGGGGAGCTCGCCGCCCGGCATCGGGGACATCCACTGGGCCAAGCCCGCCAAGCGGCAGCGGACCGACACCGGCAAGAGGCGGCCGAGCCACTTGTGA